A genomic window from Halogeometricum borinquense DSM 11551 includes:
- a CDS encoding SHOCT domain-containing protein: MSSPSTDGFDFDEFIRTRPWTFSAVVAGVVSLIALINGEHPVAGFVGTFIITALLTLPYVRLTDFTRAMTEANQLDSPRRANADQHDDALGRLRERYAEGKIDEAEFERRVEQLLRTQDDDTAEAEFVREKSS, from the coding sequence ATGTCTTCGCCCTCCACCGACGGGTTCGACTTCGACGAGTTCATCCGCACGCGGCCGTGGACGTTCTCCGCCGTCGTCGCCGGCGTTGTTTCTCTCATTGCACTCATCAACGGTGAGCATCCCGTCGCAGGTTTCGTCGGGACCTTCATCATCACTGCATTGCTCACGCTCCCGTACGTCCGTCTGACCGACTTCACGAGAGCTATGACCGAAGCGAATCAACTCGACTCGCCACGCCGAGCAAATGCAGACCAGCATGACGATGCTCTCGGTCGTCTCCGCGAACGCTATGCCGAGGGAAAAATAGACGAGGCAGAGTTCGAACGCCGAGTCGAGCAACTGCTCCGAACCCAAGACGATGACACCGCAGAAGCGGAGTTCGTCCGGGAAAAGTCGTCCTGA